The sequence ATGTCGCCGGGGCCGAACACCACCGCCTCCGCCCCCAGCTCCGTCATCTGCGGCGCCTCCGTCCCGAAGGACACCGTCTCCGGCGCGTTGCCGCTGGCCTCCGCGAGGAAGCGCACCACCTCCGCGTCCGCCCGCGTATTCACACCCCGGTCCGTGCGCACCACGCGAATCTGCGCCTCGAAGGCGGGCTCGTCCCGCACCAGCTCCTGGCGGATGGTCTCCAGCAACTGAGACACGCGCTCCGGCGGCTGCCCGGGAATGGGCCGCCACTCCACGACGAAGCGGCAGGCACCGGGGATGACGTTCTTCGCCTTGCCGCCCTGGATGACGCCCACGTTCACGGTAGTAAAGGGCGGCTGGAAGCCCTCGTCGAGGTCCTCGCGCAGCACCGTCAGCGCCAGGTGCTCCAGGCGCTGGAGGAAGCGGCCCGCGCGGAAGATGGCCGACGCGCCCGAGTCCGGGTACGCGCTATGCCCTTCCTTCCCCCGCACCTCCACCTCCGCCAGGCAGTAGCCCTTGTTGGCGCGCACCGGAATGAGGCGCGTGGGCTCGCCGACAATCGCGTGCCGCGCGCGGCCCAGTCCCGCCTCCACCAGCTTCTTCGCGCCCGTCAGACCGACTTCCTCGTCCGCGGTCAGGACCACCATCAGCGGGGCCTTCAACTGCTTGGCGTTCAACGCCGCGTGCAGCGCGCAGGCGATGAAGCCCTTGGTGTCACACGCGCCGCGCGCGTAGAGCCGCCCGTCCTTCTCCGTCAGCCGCAGCGCGTCCGTCCAGGCCGCGTCGTAGGGCACGCAGTCGGAGTGCCCCACCAGGGCCAGCGCGGCGCGGCCGGAGCCAGAACCGCCCTTCACCGCGACGAGGTTCACCTTCTCCACGCCCGCGTCGTCCAGGAACTTCTGGCGCTCCGCGCTGAAGCCCGCGGCCTCCAAGCGCGCCTGCGCGTAGTCGATGAGCGGAACGTTGGGGCGGAAGGACGTGGTGTCCATCGCCACCAACTCCGTCAGGGTGGCCCGCAGCGCGGGCAGCGTGTCACTCATGGGTAAGACCTCCGGGGACGGGTCATGCCACGGCACGCCAGCCCCCGGAAGGCCCTTCCCTCCCCCATGTCTCCTCAGCGAACGGACGCCACCTGGGGCGCGGCCTCCTCCAGCGGAGACAGCGAGTTATCCCCCGCCCCAGGCCGTCCCAGGCCCTTGTGCACCGCGGGCGCAGCCGCGTTCACCGCCCCCACGTAGAAGACACCGTGGTAGCCGTCATCGTTCGTTCCGCCCCACGTGTGCACGAAGAAGCGGTCGCCGTTGTCACGCCCCTTCGCGTCACGCACGCCGCAATCCAGCCGGTCCTTCACGCCCTTGCGGTCCACCGCGCAAATCCACGCCGACCCGCTGTTGTACGCCATGTCCAGCGCCACCACGCTGTCGAGCTCGTCCTTCAACACCAGCCCCATTGGCCGGAAGGACTTGTCCCAGGGCAGCCCCTTCTTCGTGCGCGAGTGGATGTTGCCGGACAGGACGATGTGGAAGCGCTGGGGGCCCGACTCCACGTGGTGCCGAACCGTCGCCGCCATCGCGTCCTCGCGCGCCTGCCCCTGCATCGTCGGGTGGTCGAAGACGAACACATCCACGTCCAGCCCGCGCGAGCGCAGCTGGCGCAGTTGCTCCAGCATGTTCGCCACCGCCTCGCTGCTGCGGCCGTCCGGGTACGGGCTGCGCCAGAACGGCGCCTCCATCAGCTTCAGCCAGTCATCCTCCGCCCCCGCGCTCTCCAGGAACGCCCCCACGCGCGTCTGGCTCTCCAGCGGCAGCTCCAGCCCCACCGTCACCGGCATGCCAGCCACCGCCACCTGGCATGACGCCTGCGCCACGAAACGCGGCACTTCCTGCGTGCCGTGCATCTCCCCCAGCAGCAACGTGCCACCTGGCTTCGCCTGCTTGCCCAACCCCAGGATGGGCAGGCCACATTCAAAGGCCATGGCCTCCGCGCCCGCGTTCGCACTGGGCGTCGTCGCCACCTGCACCGGCTTGGGCGCGTTCTCTTCCTTCATCAGCTTGGGCAAGA is a genomic window of Myxococcus virescens containing:
- the argE gene encoding acetylornithine deacetylase, which translates into the protein MSDTLPALRATLTELVAMDTTSFRPNVPLIDYAQARLEAAGFSAERQKFLDDAGVEKVNLVAVKGGSGSGRAALALVGHSDCVPYDAAWTDALRLTEKDGRLYARGACDTKGFIACALHAALNAKQLKAPLMVVLTADEEVGLTGAKKLVEAGLGRARHAIVGEPTRLIPVRANKGYCLAEVEVRGKEGHSAYPDSGASAIFRAGRFLQRLEHLALTVLREDLDEGFQPPFTTVNVGVIQGGKAKNVIPGACRFVVEWRPIPGQPPERVSQLLETIRQELVRDEPAFEAQIRVVRTDRGVNTRADAEVVRFLAEASGNAPETVSFGTEAPQMTELGAEAVVFGPGDIRVAHQTGEYVPVEDLVRCEAVLARAVAHFCGGR